CGGCCTATGCCGCGCCGGCGGAACCGGTGCTGCCGCCGTCGACGATGACGCTCGAGAAGGGCCGGGCGGCCCTCCTCGTCGTCGATCCGCAGATCGATTTCCTCAGCCCCGACGGCGTGACCTGGGGCGTCGTCGGCGAGAGCGTCACCGAGCACAACGTCGTCGACAACATCCGTCGGCTGTTCCGCGCCGCGAAGGCCGCCGGCATGCCGGTCGTCGTCTCCCCCCACTACTACTATCCGCACGACCATCGCTGGATGTTCGAAGGGGCGCTGGAGAAGGTGATGCACGGGATCGGCATGTTCGACCGTCCCGGTCCGCTCGACATGACGGGCTTCGCGGGATCGGGCGCCGACTTCATGGAAGAGTACGAGGAGTACATCTTCGACGGCCGGACGATCATCGCCTCGCCGCACAAGCTCTACGGCCCCGAGCAGAACGACGCCGCGCTGCAGCTGCGCAAGCTCAGGGTTGACCAGATCGTCCTCGCCGGCATGTCCGCCAACCTCTGTGTCGAAAGCCATATGCGCGAGTTCATCGAGCAGGGCTTCGAGGTGGCCGTCGTCCGCGACGCCACGGCGGGCGCCAAGGTTCCCGAAGGCGACGGCTATCTGGCCGCCCTCATCAACTTCCGGATGATCGCCAACGCCGTCTGGGACACCGACGAGACCGTCGAACTCGTCCAGGCGCTCGCGACGTAGCACGCCGGACGCGCCCCACCACTCAGGCTTCGAAGACACCGCCGCGCCGCACGCCGGCGCGGCCCACCGAACCCGGCGAGAGCCGGTGACGCACCCCGCTTGCCGACCGGCCGGCGGATCCAAACCACCGCAGAGAGCCCGCGGGCTCAGCCATCACAAGGAGACCAGCCATGAAATACGCCAAGCCCCTCTTCGCCGCCGCCACCCTCGCGGCCGTCCTGTCCACCGCTCCCGCCTTCGCGGCCGACGAGTACAACGTGTCGACCGGCACCACGCTCAGCGGCGCCGGCGTCGCCTCTCGCGGCGACGACCTCATCGCGCTGGCCACCGGCCTGAAAGTGACGCCGGGCCTGGCCGAGCACACCGTCGAGCACGACGGCGTCGCCTACTATTTCTCCTCCGAGGAGACGATGAAGACCTTCGCCGCCGACCCGGGCAAGTACATGCCGCAATACGGCGGGTTCTGCGCCTTCGGCGTCGCCATCGGCAAGAAGCTCGACGCCAGCAACCGTTACGCCGACATCGTCGACGGCAAGCTCTACGTGTTCCTGAACGCCGTGGCGTTCGACAAGTACAAGGACGACAAGGCCGGCACGCTCGCCAAGGCCGAGGCAAACTGGCCGGAGATGCATCACCGTTCGGTGGCCGAGGTCAACGGCCTCTAGGATGCCGCCGGAATGGCGATCCATTGATACGCTGGCGGCGGCCCGGGTCGCCGCCAGCGAAGCACGGGGGAGCCATGCGCGCCCGCGCGGACCGTTATGCGGTTGCTCTAAACTTCGTCCATCTTCGCCGTAGAACCGACGTGCATTGATCCCCTTTGAGCCAAAGGTGGTCATTCGTGACGTGTTTTGTGATCGGTAGCTCGGGGTCGGAAGCGGACATCCGGTCCGCGCGAACGCCGCCCCGTGGCGCCCGGGTTCGCCCGCATTCTACCCCCCCCGAAAACACCCCGTTAACGATGGTGCCCTAGGACTCAAGAATCACTGTACCCTACGGAAGAGATTCTACGATGTGGGCACGCCGCGTTTCGAGTTCGCCTGCCAACCGGAACCGCGACGACCGTATGGCTCGACCACGCCCGACGTTTCCGACATCCAGATCCCTGCCATCGACGATGGTACGCGCCGGCCTCGTGCTCGGCCTCGCCGGCCTCGCCGCCGGCTGCAACGACGGCAACTGGCCGGTGCTCAATCCCGACGGGCCGATCGCCTTCGCGGAACGCGAGCTCCTGTACACCGCCGTCGGGCTGATGCTGCTCGTCATCATCCCCGTCTACGTGCTCACGGCCTGGGTCCTGCTGCGCTATCGCGCGTCCAAGGAAAACCCGGACTACCGGCCGGACTGGCAGTCGAACAAGGTCGACGTGATCGTCTGGATCGGCCCCGCCCTGATCGTCATCGCGATCGGCACCATCGTGTGGGACTACACGCACCGGCTCGATCCCTACAAGCCGATCGCCTCGCCGGAGGCGCCGGTGGAAATCCAGGCCATCGCCCAGGACTGGAAGTGGCTGTTCGTCTACCCGCAGGAGAACATCGCCGCGGTGAACGAACTGGCGATTCCCGCGGGCCGGCCCGTCTCGATCCGCATCACCTCCGACACGGTGATGAATTCCTTCTACATCCCCGGCCTCGCCGGCCAGATCTTCGCCATGGCCGGCATGCAGACGCGGCTCAACCTGCAGGCCGACACCCCGGACACCTATGTCGGCCGCAACACCCAGTACAGCGGCAGCGGCTTCTCGGACCAGCAATTCACGGTCAAGGCCGTCTCGGCGGATGAATACCAGGCCTGGCTCGGGATCGTGCGCGAGTCTTCCGACACGCTCGACACGCAGACCTACGCGGCGCTCGCCAAGCCGAGCCAGAAGGTTCCCGTGACCTACTATTCCAGCGTCGAGCCCGGCCTGTTCGACAGGATCATCGAGAAATACACGGGCGACAGGAGGCGCCGGATGGCCCAGCTCGACACGTATGCGGGCCAGTTCAATTGCGGGCCGTCCGACAGGCAGGAGGTTCACTGATGCTCGGGAAACTGTCCTTCGAGGCCCTGCCGTTCTACAGCCCCGTGGCGCTGGGCGGCGCGCTCGGCGAGGTCGGCGCCGCCGTGCTCGTCCTCGCCGTCATCACCTGGCTGGGGGCGTGGAAATACCTGTGGCGCGAGTGGCTGACCAGTGTCGACCACAAGCGCATCGGCATCATGTACATCGTGCTGGCGCTGGTGATGCTGCTGCGCGGCTTCGCCGACGCGATCCTGATGCGGACGCAGCAGGCCATCGCGCTGGGCGATGACGGCTATCTGCCGCCGGACCACTTCGACCAGATCTTCTCCGCGCACGGCACCATCATGATCTTCTTCATGGCGATGCCGTTCCTGACGGGGCTGATCAACTTCGTCGTGCCGCAGCAGATCGGCGCGCGCGACGTCTCCTTCCCGTTCCTGAACTCGGTCAGCCTGTGGCTGACGGCGTCGGGCGCCGGGTTGGTGCTGGTCTCGCTGGTCATCGGCAAGTTCTCGACCGCCGGCTGGACCGCGTACCCGCCCTATTCCGGCATCGAGTACAACCCCGGCGTCGGCGTCGACTACTGGCTATGGGCGGTGATCCTGTCCGGCGTCGGCACCACGATGACCGGCATCAACTTCGTCGTCACCATCTTCAAGCGGCGCGCGCCGGGCATGACCCTGATGCGCATGCCGCTGTTCACCTGGACGGCGCTCGTCACCAGCGTCCTGATCGTCTTCGCCTTCCCCGCCGTCACCGTCGTCGGCGCCCAGCTCGCGCTCGACCGCTATCTGGACATGCACTTCTTCACCAATGGCGACGGCGGCAACATGATGAACTACATCAACCTGATCTGGATCTGGGGCCATCCGGAGGTCTACATCCTGATCCTGCCCGCCTTCGGCATCTTCTCCGAGGTCGTCGCGACGTTCTCGCGCAAGCGCCTCTTCGGCTACGAGTCGCTGGTCTACGCCACCGCGGTGATCGGCCTGCTGTCGTTCACCGTCTGGTTGCACCACTTCTTCACCATGGGCTCGAGCGCCAACGTCAACGCCTTCTTCGGCATCACCACGATGATCATCGCGGTGCCGACCGGGGTGAAGATTTACGACTGGCTTCTGACCATGTATGGCGGCCGCATCACCGTCTCGGTGCCGATGCTGTGGACGCTCGGCTTCATCGTCACCTTCGTCATCGGCGGCATGACCGGCGTCCTGCTCGCCATCCCGCCGGTCGACTACATGATGCACAACTCGACCTTCCTGGTCGCCCACTTCCACAACATGCTGATCCCCGGCGCGCTGTTCGGCTACTTCGCGGGCTACACCTACTGGTTCCCCAAGGCGTTCGGCTTCAGGCTCGACGATACCTGGGGGCGGCGCGCCTTCTGGGCCTGGATCGTCGGCTTCTACCTCGCCTTCATGCCGCTCTACGCGCTCGGCTTCATGGGCATGCCGCGGCGCATGGAGCATTACGACATGGCCGCCTGGCAGCCCTGGCTGGTCGTCGCGGCCGCCGGCGCCTTCCTGATCCTGATCGGCATCGGCTGCCTGATCATGCAGCTCTATGTCAGCATCCGGAACCGGGCGGAGCTGGCCGACACCACCGGCGATCCGTGGGACGGGCGCACGCTGGAATGGGCCACCGCCTCGCCGCCGGCGCCCTACAACTTCGCCAGGGTCCCGGTCGTGCACGACCGCGACGAGCTGACCTGGCGCAAGGCCAATCCGGCCGAAGCGACCAGGGACGACATCGCCTCGGAAATCGAGATGCCGGACAACACCGGGGCCGGCGTCGTCATCGGCGTCGTCGCCGGCGTGTTCGGATTCGCGATGGTGTGGCACATCTGGTGGCTCGCCGCCGTGTCGGCCCTGCTGATCCTGGCGGTCCTCGTCGCGCGCAGCTTCAACGACGACGGCGAGCAGCTTCTGTCGGCCGACGACATCGCCACGGCCGAGACCCGCGGCAGCGGTCCGCTCCTGGGCTACCGCGCATGACTGTACCCACCAACCAGACCAGTCCGGATCGCCCATGAGCGCCGAAGCGACAACGATGCGACCCGAAAGCGGGAAGGACGCGGCGCTCGCCGACCGCGATTTCGGCTTCTGGGTCTATCTGATGAGCGACGCGATCATCTTCGCGTTGCTGTTTGCGACCTATCTCGTGCTGAAGTCGGGCACCGCCGGCGGACCGACCGGCCAGGACCTGTTCGACATCAACCGGACCTTCGCCGAGACCATGCTGCTGCTCGCCAGCTCGGTCACCTTCGGCATGGCCAGCGTCGCGGTCGCCGGGCGCAACCGCGCGGGCGTCGTCGCCTGGCTCGCCGTTACCTTCGTGCTCGGCGCCGCCTTCCTGGCCCTGGAGTTCGGCGAGTTCGCCGGCATGATCGCCCAGGACGCCGGACCGGGGCGCAGCGGATTCCTGTCGGCCTTCTTCACGCTGGTCGGCACGCACGGCCTGCATGTCAGCGGCGGCCTCGTCTGGATCGCGGTGATGATCGCGCAGGTGCGCCTCAAGGGCCTCACCGCCCCGGTCGTCTCGCGCCTGTTCCGGCTCGGCCTGTTCTGGCACTTCCTGGATATCGTCTGGATCGGGATCTTCTCGGTCGTCTACCTGCCGGGGGTGATGTGAGATGAACGCGACACCGAACCTTTCGGCATCCCCGCAGGCACCGGAGGGGAAATCACCGGACGAGCTGCGAAGGTCCTATCTGATCGGCTTCGGGCTGGCGCTCGTCCTGACCGCCATTGCCTTCGCGATCGTCGCCTTCGGGCTGATGCCGGCCGGCCCGGCGCTCGTCGTCATCGCGATCCTGGCGGTGATCCAGGTGCTGGTGCACCTCTATTTCTTCCTGCATCTGGATCCGCGCACGGCGCCGCGCGAGAACGTGCTGACGCTCGCCTTCGCCGTGGTGCTGATCTTCATCATGATCGGCGGGTCGCTGTGGATCATGTTCGATCTGAACCAGCGGATGATGATGTAGGCGACGGGCCGGCAAGTTCGGGCCTTCAGAGGATCTCGAGCACGTTTTCCGGCGGGCGTCCGATCGCGGCGCGGTCGCCGGTGATCACCACCGGGCGCTCGATCAGCACCGGCTCGGCGACCATGGCCGCGATGATGTCGTCGTCCGACAGGCCCGGATCGGCGAGCCCGCGCGCCTTGTAGGCAGCCTCGCCGCGGCGCAGCAGATCGCGCGGCTTCAGGCCGAGTTTCTTCAGGGCGGCCTTGATGGCGACGGCATCCGGCGGCGTCTTCAGGTATTCGACGACGGTCGGCTCGACGCCCCTGTCGCGCAGCAATTCCAGCGTCTGGCGCGACTTGGAGCACCGCGGATTGTGCCAGATGGTGACCCTCATTCGATCCTCTCCCGTGCCCAGTCCTCGGTTGCCGTGCCGACCGCGTCGCCGATCGCGCCGAAGCCATCGCGGTCGAGTTGACGGACGAGGCCGCGCTTGATGTCGCCGACGAGCCCGAGGCCTTCATAGACCAGACCGGTATAGACCTGAACGAGCGCGGCTCCGGCGCGGATCTTCTCGTAGGCCGTTTCGGCGGAATCGATGCCGCCGACGCCGACGATCGGGATCTCCGGCGCCAGGCGCCGGCGCAGACGGGCGAGCACGACCGTAGAGCGGCGGAACAGCGGTCGGCCCGACAGACCGCCGGCCTCCGAGGCATGCCGGTCCGAAATCCCGGCCCGGCACAGGCCCACCCGGGACAGGGTCGTGTTCGAAACGATGACGCCGTCGAAGCGATGGCGCGTCACCGCCCCGGCGATGCCGTCGAGATCGGTGTCCTCGAGGTCCGGGGCGATCTTCAGGAGCAGCGGGACGGGCCGGCCAATCCGGTCCACCTGCCGGTCACGCGCCGCCGACACGCGGGATAGCAGGTCCTCGAGCGCCTGCTCGTGCTGGAGATCACGCAGGCCGGGCGTGTTCGGCGAGGAGATGTTGACGGTGAAATAGTCGGCGATGCCGGCGAAGCAGTCGACCCCGGCGACATAGTCGGCGGCGCGGTCGGAGGCATCCTTGTTGGCACCGATATTGACGCCGAGGATGCCGTGTCCGCGGCGCGCCTCGAGATGCGCCCGGACCGCGTCGTGGCCCTGCGTATTGAAGCCGTAGCGATTGATCACCGCGCGGTCGCCGGCGAGCCGGAAGACGCGCGGCCTCGGATTGCCGAGCTGCGGACGCGGGGCGACGGTGCCGATCTCGGCGAAGCCGAAGCCGAGCGCCACGAGCGCGTCGGGCACCTCGCCATGCTTGTCGAACCCGGCGGCCATGCCGAGCGGGTTGGGAAAGGCGAGGTCGAACAGGCCGACGGCGAGACGCGGATCGTCGCCGCCCGCGGCACACCGGAGCACGCCGGTCGTTTGCGCGAGTTTCAGGGACGAGATCGCCAGATCGTGGGCGCGCTCGGGGTCGATCGCGCCGAATACGGGCCGGGCGAGCGCCGACAGCGCCCCGATCACGCGCCGGATCCGTCGTCCGGCGCCGCGATCGCCGCGACCTCGGTAACCGCTGCGAGCGGCAGGTCCCCGTAAAGATGCGGGAACAGGGCGCCGCCGCGCGACGGCTCCCATTTGAGGGCCTCGCCCAGCGCGCTCGCGTCGACGCTGACGATCAGCAGGTCGTCGCGGCCGGCGTAGTGCCGGGCCAGCGTGCCGGCGACCTGGTCGGCGGCGGACAGATGGATGAAGCCGTCGCGGGCATCGTCGGCGTTGCCGGAATAAGTGCCGGCGTTCTCCGCCAAACGCCACTCGTCGCGGCCGCAGATCTTGAAAACGGTTCGGGTCATGACGGCGCGACCGTATATCCGGCGCAATCGGCCGGCAAGTCGCCAGGCAGGGAATGCACATACCGGGCCGTCGACGTCGCGACGCTCGAAAACAAAGCGACGCCGG
This Microbaculum marinisediminis DNA region includes the following protein-coding sequences:
- a CDS encoding cysteine hydrolase; its protein translation is MSRNHHHHAAHAADDGKAIARRGFLVAGAAGAAAVAAGLATGAAEASDNPAYAAPAEPVLPPSTMTLEKGRAALLVVDPQIDFLSPDGVTWGVVGESVTEHNVVDNIRRLFRAAKAAGMPVVVSPHYYYPHDHRWMFEGALEKVMHGIGMFDRPGPLDMTGFAGSGADFMEEYEEYIFDGRTIIASPHKLYGPEQNDAALQLRKLRVDQIVLAGMSANLCVESHMREFIEQGFEVAVVRDATAGAKVPEGDGYLAALINFRMIANAVWDTDETVELVQALAT
- a CDS encoding YHS domain-containing (seleno)protein, which produces MKYAKPLFAAATLAAVLSTAPAFAADEYNVSTGTTLSGAGVASRGDDLIALATGLKVTPGLAEHTVEHDGVAYYFSSEETMKTFAADPGKYMPQYGGFCAFGVAIGKKLDASNRYADIVDGKLYVFLNAVAFDKYKDDKAGTLAKAEANWPEMHHRSVAEVNGL
- the cyoA gene encoding ubiquinol oxidase subunit II, with protein sequence MARPRPTFPTSRSLPSTMVRAGLVLGLAGLAAGCNDGNWPVLNPDGPIAFAERELLYTAVGLMLLVIIPVYVLTAWVLLRYRASKENPDYRPDWQSNKVDVIVWIGPALIVIAIGTIVWDYTHRLDPYKPIASPEAPVEIQAIAQDWKWLFVYPQENIAAVNELAIPAGRPVSIRITSDTVMNSFYIPGLAGQIFAMAGMQTRLNLQADTPDTYVGRNTQYSGSGFSDQQFTVKAVSADEYQAWLGIVRESSDTLDTQTYAALAKPSQKVPVTYYSSVEPGLFDRIIEKYTGDRRRRMAQLDTYAGQFNCGPSDRQEVH
- the cyoB gene encoding cytochrome o ubiquinol oxidase subunit I; this translates as MLGKLSFEALPFYSPVALGGALGEVGAAVLVLAVITWLGAWKYLWREWLTSVDHKRIGIMYIVLALVMLLRGFADAILMRTQQAIALGDDGYLPPDHFDQIFSAHGTIMIFFMAMPFLTGLINFVVPQQIGARDVSFPFLNSVSLWLTASGAGLVLVSLVIGKFSTAGWTAYPPYSGIEYNPGVGVDYWLWAVILSGVGTTMTGINFVVTIFKRRAPGMTLMRMPLFTWTALVTSVLIVFAFPAVTVVGAQLALDRYLDMHFFTNGDGGNMMNYINLIWIWGHPEVYILILPAFGIFSEVVATFSRKRLFGYESLVYATAVIGLLSFTVWLHHFFTMGSSANVNAFFGITTMIIAVPTGVKIYDWLLTMYGGRITVSVPMLWTLGFIVTFVIGGMTGVLLAIPPVDYMMHNSTFLVAHFHNMLIPGALFGYFAGYTYWFPKAFGFRLDDTWGRRAFWAWIVGFYLAFMPLYALGFMGMPRRMEHYDMAAWQPWLVVAAAGAFLILIGIGCLIMQLYVSIRNRAELADTTGDPWDGRTLEWATASPPAPYNFARVPVVHDRDELTWRKANPAEATRDDIASEIEMPDNTGAGVVIGVVAGVFGFAMVWHIWWLAAVSALLILAVLVARSFNDDGEQLLSADDIATAETRGSGPLLGYRA
- the cyoC gene encoding cytochrome o ubiquinol oxidase subunit III codes for the protein MSAEATTMRPESGKDAALADRDFGFWVYLMSDAIIFALLFATYLVLKSGTAGGPTGQDLFDINRTFAETMLLLASSVTFGMASVAVAGRNRAGVVAWLAVTFVLGAAFLALEFGEFAGMIAQDAGPGRSGFLSAFFTLVGTHGLHVSGGLVWIAVMIAQVRLKGLTAPVVSRLFRLGLFWHFLDIVWIGIFSVVYLPGVM
- the cyoD gene encoding cytochrome o ubiquinol oxidase subunit IV, which translates into the protein MNATPNLSASPQAPEGKSPDELRRSYLIGFGLALVLTAIAFAIVAFGLMPAGPALVVIAILAVIQVLVHLYFFLHLDPRTAPRENVLTLAFAVVLIFIMIGGSLWIMFDLNQRMMM
- the arsC gene encoding arsenate reductase (glutaredoxin) (This arsenate reductase requires both glutathione and glutaredoxin to convert arsenate to arsenite, after which the efflux transporter formed by ArsA and ArsB can extrude the arsenite from the cell, providing resistance.), encoding MRVTIWHNPRCSKSRQTLELLRDRGVEPTVVEYLKTPPDAVAIKAALKKLGLKPRDLLRRGEAAYKARGLADPGLSDDDIIAAMVAEPVLIERPVVITGDRAAIGRPPENVLEIL
- a CDS encoding quinone-dependent dihydroorotate dehydrogenase, which produces MIGALSALARPVFGAIDPERAHDLAISSLKLAQTTGVLRCAAGGDDPRLAVGLFDLAFPNPLGMAAGFDKHGEVPDALVALGFGFAEIGTVAPRPQLGNPRPRVFRLAGDRAVINRYGFNTQGHDAVRAHLEARRGHGILGVNIGANKDASDRAADYVAGVDCFAGIADYFTVNISSPNTPGLRDLQHEQALEDLLSRVSAARDRQVDRIGRPVPLLLKIAPDLEDTDLDGIAGAVTRHRFDGVIVSNTTLSRVGLCRAGISDRHASEAGGLSGRPLFRRSTVVLARLRRRLAPEIPIVGVGGIDSAETAYEKIRAGAALVQVYTGLVYEGLGLVGDIKRGLVRQLDRDGFGAIGDAVGTATEDWARERIE
- a CDS encoding DUF952 domain-containing protein; translated protein: MTRTVFKICGRDEWRLAENAGTYSGNADDARDGFIHLSAADQVAGTLARHYAGRDDLLIVSVDASALGEALKWEPSRGGALFPHLYGDLPLAAVTEVAAIAAPDDGSGA